The following DNA comes from Candidatus Hydrogenedentota bacterium.
TCCTCCTCCCGGGGCTGTCCTGGAGGGTCCTGCCCCGATTGCTGCCGCATCTGGGCTAGTTCTTTTCCAGGATGATAAGAAAGTCATTGTAACTCTGGCCGTTGTTTGGGGTTATGGACGCGACCGCCCATCCATCCTTGAGGAGCGCGTCCAACTCGCTTTTCCCCGATCCGTTGGATTGAACAATCACTGACATCTGCATACCAGATTCCTCCAACACATGGCCTAGGGCGCCCGTCCAGGCTTCCCCCCTTCGCTTGAAGGGCCGAGTTCGCGCCGCGGCGCCTGCGGCTGTCTGTCTACCTAGTGTAAGGGTAATGCGCCCCTTTGCGCAACTACCCTGTGCCGTCTTAAGCTCTGCGTGCCGCCGGACCCGGATTAATCCTCCCTCTTTTCGCGACGGGGCCTTGCATCCGGCCTATCCCGATTATATTCGGGGTAGAACTCCTTAAGATACGCTATCGTGTCCGCAAAGGACAACTGCCCCGGCGCGGTCGGGCGCCCGCAGGCCGCGTAGATCAGCGCGGAGCCGAGCGCCGGCAGGAGGATACGCGTGAGGCCGCCGTACGGGCCCATGCCCATGCTGACCACGGGGTGCGGTTCCGCCGCGGTGAACAGGGCCAGCCTGCGCACGTCCTCCGTCCCGGTGCAGAAAGTGGCGACCTTCACGATATCCGCACCCATGTTTCGCGCCTGCCGGGCGCGCTCCTTGAGTGTGCGCGCGCCGGGTGTCCTGGCGAAGTCGTGATAGGAACCGATGGACAAGATGCCCGAGCGCGACGCCATCTGGAACACTTCGGCGGCGATGTCCGACGATGAAATCTCCACATCAATAGCCTGTACGCAAGGCGCAACGCGGCGGTACAGGTGGAGACGCGCCATGTCGTCTTGGTCCCAAGCGCCGCCCTCGCGGCTGGCCCGAATCGTGGCTATAACCGGCAGGCCCTTGACCCGTTTCACCTGCCCGGTCACATACGCCGGCGACCGGCCTGTAAACTCGTCAATGCGCAATTCCACGGCGTCCACGCCCGCCCGGACAAGGCCGTCGAGCGTCGCCTGTGGCGTGTTGTCGCGCAAACACACCACAACGCGCGGGATGGAACCCAGCGTTACATCGCCTAACCGCAGCATCCGCGGAGTCCTGAAACGGTTCGTGCCTTCGGCCTTTTATTATAGGTGTTTTCTATGCGCACAGGCACTATGCGCCTTTCTGGCGGGCCGCCCATTCGGCGCTCAAGCGCGGCCGCTGTTTCCAGCGCCGGTGGAGCCAAAGCCATTGCTCGGGATGGTCGCGCACCATCCGTTCGACCGCGTCCTGGCACCGCTGGGTGACTGCGAGGAGGTCTTGCTGGGCATTGCCGGTCACTTCATACGGGATGCTCGGGTAGAATTGCACGTGGTAGCGTCCATCCGGTTTGCGCCACATGCCTGCGGGATGAATCGGAGCGCGGGTGCGCAGCGCGACGATTGCCGGGCCGATGGTTGCCCAGCACGGTTGCCCGAAGAAGGTGACGGGCAGCGCGCTCTCGCGCGGGCTCTGGTCGATGAGCATCCCAATCAGCCAGTTCTGCGCGAGCAGCGTCTCTATGTGGCGCGCGGCGTGATTCTTGGGAATGGTCCTGATACCCACGCTGCAGCGGAGCGCGTCGACATAACGGTCCAATTCGGGCGCGTCAAAAGAGCGCACCACGACCATGAGCCGGAAACCATGCGCCGTCAGAATACCCGGTATCCATTCCCAGTTACCCAGGTGCCCGCCGACCAACAGCGCGCCGCGGTTCGGATCGATGTGCTCGATGCCGGCCACGTCGATATAGCGGCGCCAGCCATCGCCGCGCAACGTTGGGAGGCGCGACAGCTCGACCGCAACGCGCAGGGCGTTGTGCACGGCGCCGCGAAGTATTCGCAGCTTTTCGCTCCGGTTGAGGGTGTCGCCATAAGCCAGGTCCAGATTGGCGAGACCGGCGCGCCGCATACGGGGCACTAGGCGGAAAGCGACCTCCGCGAGCGCGGCGCTTAGCGCTCGCGCGGCCGGCAAAGGCAACAGCCGGGTAAAATAGCCGAACAGAATCGAAACCCATGCCGTAATATGCCGTCCCAGGCGCAAGCCCCCGTGCGCCATGGCTAGACCTCGAGTTCCACGGAATCGCCCACCCCGGGCGCATACCTGGTGCAGCCGTTGTTCGTGTTTTCGTGCATCCACGCGATGGCCTCGGGGTCTCCATGCACGAAGATAACGTTGCGCGGGTGGACGTGCTCGATGACGTTCTGCAGCGCCCAGCGCGGCGCGTGCGCGCTGAAGTCGAAACGCCGGATATTGTCGAGCGCCAGCTCCACGGGCGGATATCCCCACGCAAAGCGGACGACATCTCCTGGCTTTGAATGCGAAAGCCTGTAACCCAGGGTCTCATGGTCGAGGTAGCCGACGAAAAAGACGCCATGCCGCGTTTCCTGCACCATCTCGCGCGCGATCATGGCGGACGGGGTAGTCTCGACCATCATGCCCGAAGTGGCCACGATGATGCAGGGATGATTCAGCAACTGGTCGATGCGCGCCGGGTCCCAAACGTTGCCCACGCGGTCGAAGAGGTCCAGCGGGCGCAGACAGGCGTCGCGCCGCAGGAAATGGCCGAAGTGATCGTATATCTCATATACGGCCCGGCCCAGGCCGGAAGCGTAAATCGGCACGCTCGGAATGCGGCCCTCTTCCTGGAGCCGGGAAACGATATTCAGGATTTCCTGCGTGCGGCCCAAAGCGAAACACGGCAACAGCGCGCAACCGCCGCGCCGCAATACTTCATCCAGCGCGTGGGCCAGACGGTTCACCTCTTCGCAATAGGTCTTGACGCGCGACTCGTCCGCCGCGCCGCGCGTGCTCTCGATGACCAGCGTGTCCACTTCGAATTGACAGTCGAGCAGGTTGTGACCGCCCATCAGTTCCTGGTCGCATTCACAGATGTCCGCGGTGTAGAGGAGCGTGTGGCCCGGCATGCGCAACAGGATACTGCCGCTGCCGAGCACGTGTCCCGCGTGATGAAAACTCGCCTGTACCGGCGGGTCCAGCGCGAGGTCGATGGGCGTGTCCATCGGGAATGCCTTGGTGCAGCGCATGGCGTAATGCACATCGCCATGGTCGTAAAGCGGGCACTCGGGCATGCCTTTCTCGCGAACCAGCGTCTCCATGACCGCCACGCTGTTGTGCAGCATCCGGTCCATAATCCGGACGGTCGGCTGCGTGGCGAGGACTTTCGTCAGCGGGAACTCCCGCAGCAGGCAGGGGATTGCGCCGATGTGGTCGACGTGCGCGTGCGACACAACCAAGGCGTCCGGCGGACGACGCAGCAGTTCCAATGCAGGCAGGGCTTCCGGGCCTTCCTTTTTCGGATGGGTGCCGCAATCCAGGAGGATCTGGCGCCCGTCAACGGAAACCCGGTAACACGTGGCCCCCACTTCGCCGCCGCCGCCCAGGACTGTGAACGTGATAGAAGGACTTCCACTCATACATATTGAATTCTACGCGGAACTGCATGGTGAAATCAAAACGTGTCCGCGCGCGAAATGCGGCTGGGCCACGGGTCTGCGCAAACGCTGAGAAACGAGCGTTGTTTGACGGATTTGTCCCGTGTTTCCTAGAATACCGACGGTGCGCGCAAGCAGAGCACGCTTCGCGCCGCCAGGAAGGACAACCCCGCTCTCGTCATGTCCGGCACATCACATCAGCCCGGAGCGCCCGTATCTCTGGATGCAGCCGTGCGCCTCGCGGGCGCGCGCGCCGCGGAAACGCTCATGGGCGGTGCGGGTGTTACCGCCGGCTCTCCCCGGCTTGCCAGGGTGCAACTGCCCGTGACCGAGGTTGCGCCTCTGGACTGGCTCCGCGCACAGGGGCATCTCACGCAGTATTATTGGGCCGACCGAGAGGGTGAATTCGAGATGGCGGGTGTCGGCGAGGCGGACGTCGCCGCTCCGGACTGTGTGGACCGCGATGACGGCGACGTGTTCGCTCACATGCGGGCGCGGCTGGCGCCGGACGCGCGCAGCCAGCGCTACTGCGGCGGGTTCCGCTTCCATCCGGGCCCGGCGCGCAGCGCGCGGTGGCGTGCCTTTGGTGATTTCCGGTTTGTCGTGCCGCGATTCGAAGTGCTGCGCCGCGGCGACCATTTTGACTTCGCCTGCAATGTGCTGGTTGGCGACCCGGCATCAAACCGCCGCACCCTCGCTTCCGTGGCGGAGATGCTGGATTCCCTGCGGTCCCCGCATTGCGCGGGCCAATTGCCGCTGCCGCCGGTGGCCACGCGCGCGGACGCCCCGGACCGCGGTCAGTGGGAGTCGCTGGTTGGAGAAGCGCTTCGCACGTTTCGTCCGGGCGCGCTGGAGAAGGTCGTGCTTGCGCGCGAGACCGTCTTTGCCGCGGCGGGCACGCTCGATGCCGTCGACCTGCTCACGCGGCTTGTCGAGCACACGGAACAGTCCTTTGATTTCTGTTTTCATCCCGCGCCGGACCGCGCGTTCATCGGCGCCTCGCCGGAACGTCTCTACAAGCGCACACAGTGTTTTCTGGAGAGCGAGGCCGTGGCGGGAACCCGCCCAAGAGGCCGTACCGATGCCGAGGATGCGGCGCTCGGCGAGGCCCTGCTCACGGACG
Coding sequences within:
- the aroD gene encoding type I 3-dehydroquinate dehydratase, which encodes MLRLGDVTLGSIPRVVVCLRDNTPQATLDGLVRAGVDAVELRIDEFTGRSPAYVTGQVKRVKGLPVIATIRASREGGAWDQDDMARLHLYRRVAPCVQAIDVEISSSDIAAEVFQMASRSGILSIGSYHDFARTPGARTLKERARQARNMGADIVKVATFCTGTEDVRRLALFTAAEPHPVVSMGMGPYGGLTRILLPALGSALIYAACGRPTAPGQLSFADTIAYLKEFYPEYNRDRPDARPRREKRED
- a CDS encoding lysophospholipid acyltransferase family protein: MAHGGLRLGRHITAWVSILFGYFTRLLPLPAARALSAALAEVAFRLVPRMRRAGLANLDLAYGDTLNRSEKLRILRGAVHNALRVAVELSRLPTLRGDGWRRYIDVAGIEHIDPNRGALLVGGHLGNWEWIPGILTAHGFRLMVVVRSFDAPELDRYVDALRCSVGIRTIPKNHAARHIETLLAQNWLIGMLIDQSPRESALPVTFFGQPCWATIGPAIVALRTRAPIHPAGMWRKPDGRYHVQFYPSIPYEVTGNAQQDLLAVTQRCQDAVERMVRDHPEQWLWLHRRWKQRPRLSAEWAARQKGA
- a CDS encoding MBL fold metallo-hydrolase — encoded protein: MSGSPSITFTVLGGGGEVGATCYRVSVDGRQILLDCGTHPKKEGPEALPALELLRRPPDALVVSHAHVDHIGAIPCLLREFPLTKVLATQPTVRIMDRMLHNSVAVMETLVREKGMPECPLYDHGDVHYAMRCTKAFPMDTPIDLALDPPVQASFHHAGHVLGSGSILLRMPGHTLLYTADICECDQELMGGHNLLDCQFEVDTLVIESTRGAADESRVKTYCEEVNRLAHALDEVLRRGGCALLPCFALGRTQEILNIVSRLQEEGRIPSVPIYASGLGRAVYEIYDHFGHFLRRDACLRPLDLFDRVGNVWDPARIDQLLNHPCIIVATSGMMVETTPSAMIAREMVQETRHGVFFVGYLDHETLGYRLSHSKPGDVVRFAWGYPPVELALDNIRRFDFSAHAPRWALQNVIEHVHPRNVIFVHGDPEAIAWMHENTNNGCTRYAPGVGDSVELEV
- a CDS encoding isochorismate synthase: MSGTSHQPGAPVSLDAAVRLAGARAAETLMGGAGVTAGSPRLARVQLPVTEVAPLDWLRAQGHLTQYYWADREGEFEMAGVGEADVAAPDCVDRDDGDVFAHMRARLAPDARSQRYCGGFRFHPGPARSARWRAFGDFRFVVPRFEVLRRGDHFDFACNVLVGDPASNRRTLASVAEMLDSLRSPHCAGQLPLPPVATRADAPDRGQWESLVGEALRTFRPGALEKVVLARETVFAAAGTLDAVDLLTRLVEHTEQSFDFCFHPAPDRAFIGASPERLYKRTQCFLESEAVAGTRPRGRTDAEDAALGEALLTDEKSRREHAYVVNMLRETLTRHCRHLSIEASPSLLRLRNVQHLKVRVEGLLAGPEDDMALIRALHPTPAVGGAPRAAALKWLEEHEPFDRGIYASPVGWVSADGAEFCVAIRSGLVLGDTLALYNGAGIVAGSDPAEEWAELEYKMDNFLRVLFEYV